The following coding sequences are from one Panthera leo isolate Ple1 chromosome E1, P.leo_Ple1_pat1.1, whole genome shotgun sequence window:
- the HASPIN gene encoding serine/threonine-protein kinase haspin, whose amino-acid sequence MAASLPRPGNRLFRTYGAAGGGGPRRRPGRAAAQWFPPKDRKRLFSSSSSSDASSGGPSRSIASDDPDDPDFLGFPVGRRRRGPGGRVSEDRPSLIVTPRRLRLRARPPQNCSTPCGPLEPPPFSNGNPCLLSPDLSACSRPGDGGELGTSASLFSSLASPGPGLPAPGDSVLGTGPAASLDAASEVPSGLHLPAASLDPASLHRLQEAATGGGRFTRLAHQAHANLRSALFGVTDSGNPEDSESGAVGRNMRESCCEMEQRGKRLERPGFSSMGKKRVTDQDCCQQIGSQGAAQIDSKEADGCKGCIVPGEINRPERTGPSRKRKLQETVETSLLHYHQFKRDQKREKDSSLTQDLTHLQNASWTKARASFSFHKKKMVTAVSEVCSSYTVASSLSESLISEYPNPPVTNRTNSAVSPWNCSSMYLLTPFKTLGVTDKKVSDAEKVYGECNQEGPIPFSNCLSTEKLECCQKIGEGVFGEVFQTVVNHTPVALKIIAIEGPDLVNGAHQKTFEEILPEIIISKELSLLSDEVHNRTEGFIGLNSVHCVQGSYPPLLLRAWDHYNSTKGSANDRPDFFEEDQLFIVLEFEFGGIDLEQMRTKLSSMATAKSILHQITASLAVAEASLHFEHRDLHWGNVLLKKTSLKELQYTLNGNTSTIPTRGLQVNIIDYTLSRLERDGIVVFCDISMDEDLFTGEGDYQFEIYRLMRKENNNCWGEYHPYNNVLWLHYLTDKILKQMTFKIKCNTPAMKQMKRKIQHFYRTMLNFRSATDLLCQHSLFK is encoded by the coding sequence ATGGCGGCGTCGCTCCCGCGACCTGGGAATCGGCTCTTCCGAACGTATGGGGCTGCGGGCGGCGGGGGGCCGCGGCGGCGACCCGGCAGGGCAGCGGCGCAGTGGTTCCCGCCGAAAGACCGGAAGCGTTTAttcagcagcagcagtagcagcgACGCCAGCAGCGGCGGCCCCTCGCGCTCTATCGCTTCCGACGATCCCGACGACCCAGACTTCCTCGGCTTTCCGGTGGGTCGACGGCGGAGGGGCCCTGGCGGTCGAGTCTCCGAGGACCGGCCGAGTTTGATCGTGACCCCAAGACGCCTGAGGCTGCGAGCTCGGCCTCCGCAGAACTGCAGCACCCCCTGCGGGCCGCTCGAACCGCCGCCCTTCTCTAACGGCAACCCGTGCCTACTGAGCCCGGACCTCAGTGCATGCAGCCGGCCCGGGGACGGCGGCGAGCTGGGCACCAGTGCCTCCCTGTTCAGCAGTCTGGCCTCTCCTGGCCCCGGCCTCCCAGCGCCAGGAGACAGTGTCCTCGGGACCGGCCCCGCCGCCTCTTTGGATGCAGCCTCTGAAGTTCCGAGTGGCTTACACCTCCCAGCAGCCTCCCTGGACCCAGCATCCCTCCACCGCCTCCAGGAGGCAGCAACAGGAGGAGGCAGGTTCACTAGGTTGGCCCACCAAGCCCATGCCAACCTCAGGTCAGCTCTCTTTGGTGTCACGGACTCTGGAAACCCTGAGGATTCTGAGAGTGGGGCAGTTGGGAGGAATATGAGGGAGTCTTGCTGTGAAATGGAACAGAGGGGGAAGAGGCTGGAGAGGCCAGGTTTTTCAAGCATGGGTAAGAAGAGGGTCACAGACCAGGACTGTTGTCAACAGATTGGGTCTCAAGGGGCTGCCCAGATAGACTCCAAGGAGGCGGATGGTTGCAAGGGCTGTATTGTACCTGGGGAAATCAACAGGCCTGAGAGAACTGGGCCTAGTCGAAAAAGGAAACTGCAGGAAACAGTAGAAACCTCCCTTCTCCATTACCACCAGTTTAAGAGAGaccaaaagagggaaaaagactCATCCCTCACCCAGGACCTGACTCATTTACAGAATGCCTCTTGGACCAAAGCCAGGGCTTCCTTCAGTTTCCACAAGAAGAAGATGGTGACCGCCGTGTCGGAAGTATGCAGTAGCTACACCGTTGCCAGTTCTCTCTCTGAGTCCCTCATCTCTGAATATCCAAACCCTCCTGTTACGAACAGAACAAATAGTGCTGTGTCTCCTTGGAACTGTTCTTCCATGTATTTGCTAACCCCGTTTAAGACACTAGGTGTCACAGACAAAAAGGTATCAGATGCTGAAAAGGTTTACGGGGAATGCAATCAGGAGGGCCCTATCCCCTTTAGCAATTGCCTTTCCACAGAAAAATTGGAATGCTGTCAGAAGATTGGAGAAGGGGTGTTTGGTGAAGTGTTTCAAACAGTTGTTAATCACACACCTGTTGCCCTAAAAATCATTGCTATTGAAGGACCAGATTTGGTCAACGGAGCCCATCAGAAAACTTTTGAGGAAATTCTGCCGGAGATCATCATCTCCAAAGAGTTGAGCCTTTTGTCTGATGAGGTACACAACCGTACAGAAGGCTTTATTGGTTTGAATTCGGTGCACTGTGTTCAAGGATCTTACCCTCCCTTGctcctcagagcctgggaccaTTATAACTCAACTAAAGGGTCTGCAAATGACCGGCCTGACTTTTTTGAGGAAGACCAGCTCTTCATTGTGCTGGAATTTGAGTTTGGAGGGATTGACTTAGAGCAAATGAGAACGAAGTTGTCCTCCATGGCTACTGCAAAGAGCATTCTACACCAGATCACAGCATCTCTCGCAGTGGCCGAGGCATCACTGCACTTTGAGCACCGAGACTTACACTGGGGGAATGTGCTCTTAAAGAAAACCAGCCTCAAAGAGCTCCAGTATACCCTCAACGGGAACACGAGCACTATCCCCACCCGTGGACTACAAGTCAATATCATTGACTACACCCTGTCACGGTTGGAACGGGATGGGATCGTGGTGTTCTGTGACATTTCCATGGATGAGGACCTATTTACAGGTGAAGGTGACTACCAGTTTGAGATCTACAGGCTAATGAGGAAGGAGAACAACAACTGCTGGGGTGAATATCACCCTTATAATAATGTGCTCTGGCTCCATTACCTCACAGATAAGATTCTGAAACAGATGACCTTCAAGATTAAATGTAACACCCCCGCCATGAAGCAAATGAAGAGAAAGATCCAGCATTTCTATAGGACAATGCTGAATTTCAGGTCTGCCACTGACCTGCTCTGCCAACACAGTCTATTTAAGTAA